The Peribacillus sp. FSL E2-0218 genome contains a region encoding:
- a CDS encoding uracil/xanthine transporter, whose translation MKSWGSSVTLFSSFQWLFFIFANTVVVPISIGAAFDLPTDVTEMTMRSSLVFTGIACVIQGWKGHKYPIMEGHSGLLWGVMLNLGLSAPSIGLSYVEIGGGIATGLLAAGVVTMIISAFNLISYVQKIFTPMVMTVYLFLLTFQLIFVFFKGMLGITDAGEINIPVSFLSLGIVLLVSILKIKGPRTISNFSILIGIIVGWIFYALLFPSTGAGSGSASASFSLFPLGTPNLEFGIIAIAFFAGFLNLCNTFASIQAASELLGEEASNNQYRKSIFMTGGFTILSPLLGLVPYTPFTSSIGFLQSTQIYERKPFLLGGMLLTIIGLIPPFISFLATMPITVGNAVLFVAYLQLFGTAFNSVKGEYFTSDTIFRLAVPVLIGVSLMNVLPGAFANIPSLLQPFLTNGLIMGVIISIVLEKAVNWKRFEQLQN comes from the coding sequence ATGAAAAGTTGGGGTTCTTCCGTGACTCTATTTTCTTCTTTTCAATGGTTATTTTTTATTTTTGCCAATACGGTGGTCGTGCCGATATCGATCGGGGCAGCTTTTGATCTTCCCACCGATGTTACGGAAATGACGATGAGGAGCTCGCTCGTTTTCACGGGGATCGCCTGTGTGATTCAAGGGTGGAAGGGTCATAAATACCCTATCATGGAGGGGCATTCCGGACTATTGTGGGGAGTGATGCTGAACCTCGGGTTATCTGCGCCATCGATCGGCCTCAGTTATGTGGAGATAGGAGGGGGAATCGCGACTGGCCTCCTTGCGGCAGGTGTCGTGACCATGATCATTTCGGCCTTCAACCTGATTAGTTACGTCCAGAAGATTTTCACTCCAATGGTCATGACCGTTTACCTTTTTCTCCTGACCTTCCAGCTCATCTTCGTCTTCTTTAAAGGGATGTTGGGAATTACGGATGCGGGGGAAATTAACATTCCAGTCAGTTTCCTTTCATTGGGGATTGTCCTATTAGTAAGTATATTGAAGATTAAAGGCCCAAGGACCATTAGTAATTTCTCGATTTTGATCGGTATCATCGTCGGGTGGATTTTTTATGCGTTGCTCTTTCCATCTACGGGGGCCGGATCGGGGTCGGCAAGTGCTTCTTTTTCATTATTCCCGTTGGGTACGCCGAACCTGGAATTCGGCATCATAGCGATCGCCTTTTTTGCCGGCTTCCTGAATTTATGTAATACCTTCGCTTCGATCCAGGCTGCATCCGAGCTATTGGGGGAGGAAGCATCGAATAACCAATATCGCAAATCCATATTCATGACAGGCGGGTTCACCATTTTATCGCCATTGCTAGGCCTTGTTCCATATACGCCTTTCACCTCCTCCATCGGATTTCTGCAAAGCACTCAAATTTATGAGCGGAAACCCTTTTTACTGGGGGGCATGCTGTTGACCATAATCGGACTGATCCCTCCTTTTATTTCTTTCCTGGCAACGATGCCGATAACCGTTGGGAATGCAGTATTGTTCGTTGCGTACCTTCAATTGTTCGGCACGGCCTTCAACAGTGTCAAGGGGGAGTATTTCACTTCGGATACGATCTTCAGGCTTGCCGTACCAGTATTGATCGGCGTGAGCTTGATGAACGTACTTCCGGGAGCTTTCGCGAATATTCCATCGCTTTTGCAGCCGTTTTTAACGAATGGGCTCATCATGGGCGTCATAATATCGATCGTTCTGGAAAAAGCGGTAAACTGGAAGCGGTTTGAACAACTTCAGAACTAA
- a CDS encoding putative thiazole-containing bacteriocin maturation protein — protein MVKLTPSMRLKVKRDTFFFPEPNKGVYFRNNISSFTMEGSTIVQWIEKLLPMFNGNHSLRELTDGLPGPYRSRVMEIAEVLYRNGFVRDVSQDSPHQLSDQVLKNHASQIEFLESFGDSGASRFEAYRKGKALAIGSGPLFLSLVSSLLESGLPKFHVLITDTVQTNRERLKEIVAHARSMDEEVAIEEVVRGKDASKGWQEVIQPFDSILYVSQEGDIEELREIHSVCRQAGKVLFPAVVLHLVGLAGPLVSPQSKGCWEAAWRRLHQTVLDGDQASASYSSTAGAMLANVMVFEWFKEATGVTAAEQDHQFYLLDMETLEGSWHPFLPHPGVTGHGGAKWVKDFEKRLGQASGREKPGQMFMLFGRLTSKQSGIFHSWEEGDLKQLPLAQCRVQVADPLSVGPALLLPDIIRCELTHEEARRETGLSGIEAYVSRMLSQHVAALPPLSGLGDMKGPIGVGAGETFAEGVCRGLQSCLDEEFGNRKFNEEALVPVQLTEVDDERCTYYLQALTRLQGEPIIGLGSDVSGFPTVWVGTSDGWSGAVGLNVTLGLREALKKAIMKVQNQTICLTASDFAASSEHPAERAAEDLLIPACEGPATSELVRSAMQVVEEGGKRLFVFEVETEIVLQEELAGVFGVFLREGESG, from the coding sequence ATGGTCAAGTTGACCCCTTCTATGCGATTGAAAGTGAAAAGGGACACGTTTTTCTTCCCTGAACCAAACAAAGGTGTATATTTCAGGAATAATATAAGTTCGTTCACTATGGAAGGAAGCACGATCGTCCAGTGGATCGAAAAGCTGCTGCCGATGTTCAACGGGAACCATTCGCTACGAGAGCTGACGGATGGATTGCCTGGACCATACAGGAGCCGCGTTATGGAAATTGCCGAGGTGTTGTACAGGAATGGATTTGTTCGGGATGTAAGTCAGGACAGTCCCCATCAATTGAGCGATCAGGTTCTAAAAAACCATGCCTCCCAAATCGAGTTCCTCGAAAGTTTCGGTGACTCTGGCGCTAGCCGTTTTGAAGCTTATCGAAAGGGAAAGGCGCTGGCGATCGGCTCTGGACCGCTGTTCCTTTCCTTGGTGTCCTCGCTGTTGGAATCCGGTCTGCCCAAATTCCACGTGCTCATCACGGACACGGTACAAACTAATCGGGAGCGATTAAAGGAAATCGTAGCCCATGCGCGCAGCATGGATGAAGAAGTGGCGATAGAGGAGGTTGTACGAGGTAAGGATGCAAGCAAAGGCTGGCAGGAGGTCATCCAGCCATTCGATTCGATATTATATGTATCACAAGAGGGCGATATAGAGGAATTGAGGGAAATCCATTCAGTTTGCAGGCAGGCGGGAAAGGTACTATTTCCGGCTGTGGTCCTCCATCTGGTGGGCTTGGCAGGTCCGCTTGTCAGCCCACAATCCAAGGGCTGCTGGGAGGCAGCTTGGCGCCGTTTACATCAAACGGTGCTGGACGGGGATCAAGCATCCGCTTCGTATTCCTCGACGGCAGGGGCGATGCTTGCAAATGTCATGGTTTTCGAGTGGTTTAAAGAAGCCACAGGTGTCACGGCAGCAGAGCAAGATCATCAATTCTATCTGTTGGATATGGAAACTTTGGAGGGGAGCTGGCATCCGTTCCTGCCCCATCCTGGAGTGACGGGACACGGGGGCGCTAAATGGGTAAAGGATTTCGAAAAGCGCCTCGGGCAAGCGTCTGGCCGGGAGAAGCCAGGTCAAATGTTCATGCTTTTTGGCAGATTGACATCCAAGCAATCGGGGATTTTCCATAGCTGGGAAGAGGGAGACCTCAAACAGCTTCCGCTGGCCCAATGCCGCGTTCAGGTTGCCGACCCGCTGTCCGTCGGTCCGGCACTGCTTTTGCCTGATATCATCCGTTGTGAACTGACACATGAGGAAGCGAGGCGGGAGACCGGGCTTTCAGGAATCGAGGCCTACGTATCACGAATGCTCAGCCAGCATGTTGCGGCCCTTCCTCCCCTGTCTGGTTTGGGTGATATGAAGGGACCGATCGGAGTCGGAGCAGGGGAAACATTTGCTGAAGGTGTATGCAGGGGATTGCAAAGCTGTTTGGATGAGGAGTTCGGGAACCGGAAGTTCAACGAGGAGGCTCTTGTTCCGGTGCAGTTGACTGAGGTGGATGACGAGCGCTGCACGTATTATTTACAAGCACTGACCCGTCTGCAAGGTGAACCGATCATCGGCCTTGGCAGTGATGTATCCGGTTTTCCAACAGTTTGGGTAGGAACGAGCGATGGCTGGTCGGGAGCTGTCGGTTTGAATGTCACGCTCGGATTGCGTGAGGCGTTGAAAAAGGCCATCATGAAGGTCCAAAATCAAACCATTTGCCTTACCGCTTCAGATTTCGCTGCATCATCCGAGCATCCGGCAGAACGAGCAGCAGAAGACCTTTTGATTCCTGCATGTGAAGGGCCAGCGACTTCCGAATTGGTACGCTCCGCGATGCAGGTAGTGGAAGAGGGAGGAAAGCGGCTCTTCGTTTTCGAAGTGGAAACGGAAATTGTTTTGCAAGAAGAACTGGCAGGGGTGTTCGGGGTGTTTTTGCGAGAGGGGGAATCAGGGTGA
- a CDS encoding TOMM precursor leader peptide-binding protein — protein sequence MKADVSVVGEGVLADQIHRDLSGTYQVHRLSDFTAGIPKDTALLLVLQDAWDPAVHLKAEEMARSQNIPWLRGFVSFGEGVVGPLVRAGIPGCSQCADLRQLMAGRDRKEMWGIKKQLLENGGIGRDAAASRSGLLQMSHLIGEEVRKAMGGDQPRSEGRVAFIHLKTLNGSWHSFLPDPLCPVCSQLPDDSMNRARISLQPSPKISPGSYRTRSMEDLGKVLARDYLDTRTGFLNSKMIDLIPPFADVSVNLPLFIGDEGTAGRTLSYAASEMTAILEGLERYCGMEPRGKRTVVHDSYNNLKDQALDPIKIGVHAEKNYAQPDFPFQPFDPDRSIDWVWGYSFMQERPILVPELLSYYSLGCGNGFVYETSNGCALGGSLEEAIFYGIMEVAERDSFLMTWYAQLPLNRIDPYSANDKELELMIDRAKAAAGYDIQLFNSTMEHGIPSVWALAKNRKERGLNLICAAGAHLDPVRAVKSAVFELAGMMLTLDEKLEEDKEEIEKMFQDSSLVRKMDDHGILYGLPQSEARLDFLLKPERPLRTFAEEFGEIEKHQDLTDELQTILEEFRRLKLEVIVVDQTTPEIERNGLHCVKVLIPGMLPMTFGHHLTRVTGLERVLRVPMELGYVKRPLAFEQLNPHPHPFP from the coding sequence GTGAAAGCTGACGTATCGGTTGTCGGGGAAGGCGTATTGGCCGACCAGATTCATCGGGACTTATCCGGCACATATCAGGTCCATCGCCTATCCGATTTCACGGCAGGAATTCCTAAGGACACCGCTTTGCTCCTGGTGCTGCAGGATGCCTGGGATCCCGCCGTCCATTTGAAGGCGGAAGAGATGGCAAGGTCACAAAACATTCCTTGGCTGAGAGGGTTCGTATCATTTGGAGAAGGTGTGGTCGGCCCGCTGGTGCGAGCGGGCATACCCGGCTGCTCCCAATGTGCCGACCTGAGGCAGCTCATGGCCGGGCGTGACCGAAAGGAAATGTGGGGCATCAAAAAGCAGCTCCTGGAAAATGGCGGGATCGGGCGGGATGCCGCAGCGTCGCGCTCAGGTCTGTTGCAGATGTCTCATTTGATTGGGGAGGAAGTAAGGAAGGCGATGGGCGGCGATCAACCCCGTTCTGAGGGGCGGGTGGCATTCATCCATCTGAAAACACTTAATGGGTCGTGGCATTCATTTTTACCTGATCCATTGTGTCCGGTTTGCAGTCAATTGCCCGATGACTCGATGAATCGGGCAAGGATATCCTTGCAGCCAAGCCCGAAAATCAGCCCCGGCAGTTACCGTACCCGTTCAATGGAGGACCTGGGTAAAGTTTTGGCCAGGGATTATTTGGACACTCGCACGGGTTTCCTCAATAGTAAAATGATAGACCTCATTCCGCCATTTGCCGATGTCAGTGTTAATTTGCCTTTGTTCATAGGCGATGAGGGGACGGCTGGGCGGACGCTTTCCTATGCAGCAAGCGAGATGACGGCCATATTGGAGGGACTTGAGAGGTATTGCGGAATGGAGCCGCGCGGCAAGAGGACCGTGGTGCATGACAGCTACAACAACCTGAAAGATCAAGCGCTTGATCCAATCAAGATAGGCGTTCACGCAGAGAAGAATTATGCACAGCCAGATTTTCCGTTTCAACCGTTCGATCCTGACCGCTCGATAGATTGGGTATGGGGATATTCGTTCATGCAGGAGCGGCCGATTTTGGTTCCAGAGCTGCTCTCCTATTACAGCTTGGGCTGTGGAAACGGGTTTGTCTATGAAACCTCCAATGGGTGCGCTCTTGGCGGCAGTTTGGAGGAGGCCATTTTCTACGGAATCATGGAAGTGGCGGAACGTGATTCGTTTCTGATGACATGGTATGCACAGCTTCCTCTTAACCGGATCGACCCCTATTCGGCCAATGATAAAGAGCTGGAATTGATGATAGACAGGGCAAAGGCAGCCGCCGGATATGATATCCAGCTGTTCAATTCGACGATGGAACACGGTATTCCGAGTGTATGGGCACTGGCGAAAAACAGGAAAGAAAGAGGATTGAATCTCATATGTGCGGCCGGGGCCCATCTTGACCCGGTCCGGGCGGTGAAAAGCGCGGTTTTCGAGTTGGCGGGCATGATGCTGACCCTTGACGAGAAGTTGGAGGAAGACAAGGAGGAAATCGAGAAAATGTTCCAGGACTCCTCCCTTGTACGGAAAATGGATGATCATGGCATCCTGTACGGTTTGCCGCAATCGGAGGCACGACTGGATTTTTTATTGAAACCGGAACGCCCCTTGCGGACGTTTGCTGAAGAATTCGGGGAAATCGAGAAACATCAGGACTTGACTGATGAACTGCAAACTATTCTTGAGGAGTTTCGCCGCTTGAAGCTCGAGGTGATCGTGGTGGATCAGACGACGCCTGAAATCGAGCGTAATGGATTACATTGCGTCAAAGTGCTGATTCCGGGAATGCTGCCGATGACATTCGGCCATCATCTTACACGGGTGACAGGACTTGAGCGGGTACTCAGGGTACCAATGGAACTTGGATATGTAAAACGGCCGCTTGCATTCGAACAGCTCAACCCGCATCCGCATCCGTTTCCATAA